A region from the Ferrimicrobium sp. genome encodes:
- a CDS encoding urocanate hydratase — MEVASMGTRHDEQRSIKAPRGTELSCRSWLTEAPYRMIQNNLDIEVAEHPEDLVVYGGIGRAARDWESFDRILATLRELGDDETLLVQSGKPVGVFPTHPDAPRVLIANSNLVPHWATWEHFDELDAKGLMMFGQMTAGSWIYIGSQGIVQGTYETFVAAAKTHFGGDPFGRWILTAGLGGMGGAQPLAATMAGFSMLAVECDPSRIELRIQTGYLEHRALSLDEAMELLRNAAETGQPTSIGLLGNAAEVIEEMVRRDLIPDLVTDQTSAHDPLRGYLPVGYTLEEWRAPSDPARLVIDAKESMARHIRGVLAMVDRGAIAFDYGNNIRQGAFEAGVERAFEIPGFVPAYIRPLFCRGYGPFRWVALSGDPADIYATDAKVKELVDDDPHLHHWLDMARERIKFQGLPARICWLGLRDRARVGRAFNAMVASGELSAPIVIGRDHLDTGSVASPHRETESMLDGSDAVSDWPLLNAMLNVAGGATWVSLHHGGGVGMGYSQHAGQVIVCDGSPEADRRLARVLHNDPGTGVMRHADAGYREAIEEAQLRGLKLPSMGS, encoded by the coding sequence ATGGAGGTAGCGAGTATGGGCACTCGTCATGACGAGCAGCGTTCGATCAAGGCGCCACGGGGTACGGAGTTGAGTTGTCGCAGTTGGCTGACGGAGGCTCCGTATCGGATGATACAAAACAATCTCGATATCGAGGTTGCGGAGCATCCAGAGGATCTCGTCGTTTACGGCGGCATCGGTCGAGCCGCTCGTGACTGGGAGTCCTTCGATAGAATCCTCGCGACGCTTCGCGAACTTGGCGACGACGAGACGCTGCTGGTACAAAGTGGGAAGCCGGTCGGTGTCTTCCCAACGCATCCTGATGCCCCACGGGTGCTGATCGCCAACTCCAACCTGGTGCCACACTGGGCGACCTGGGAGCACTTCGACGAGCTCGATGCCAAGGGTCTGATGATGTTTGGCCAGATGACGGCTGGTAGCTGGATCTACATCGGATCCCAAGGGATCGTCCAGGGTACCTACGAGACCTTCGTAGCCGCGGCTAAGACCCACTTTGGGGGTGATCCGTTTGGTCGTTGGATTCTCACCGCCGGCCTCGGTGGCATGGGGGGAGCACAACCGCTGGCGGCGACGATGGCTGGGTTCTCGATGCTCGCCGTGGAGTGTGACCCGAGCCGGATCGAGCTTCGAATCCAAACCGGTTATCTTGAGCATCGCGCCCTCTCCCTTGACGAGGCGATGGAGCTGCTGCGTAATGCCGCCGAGACCGGCCAGCCGACCTCAATCGGTCTGCTTGGCAACGCCGCCGAGGTCATCGAGGAGATGGTGCGTCGTGATCTGATTCCCGATTTGGTGACCGATCAGACCAGTGCCCATGACCCTTTGCGCGGCTATCTGCCGGTGGGCTACACCCTGGAGGAGTGGCGTGCGCCGAGCGACCCAGCTCGACTCGTCATCGACGCCAAGGAGTCGATGGCCAGACACATTCGCGGGGTGCTGGCGATGGTCGATCGCGGCGCGATCGCCTTCGATTACGGGAACAACATTCGCCAGGGAGCCTTTGAGGCTGGCGTGGAGCGTGCCTTCGAGATCCCAGGCTTTGTGCCTGCCTACATACGACCGCTGTTTTGTCGTGGATATGGACCGTTCCGTTGGGTAGCCCTCTCTGGCGATCCAGCCGATATCTACGCAACCGATGCCAAGGTCAAGGAGCTCGTCGACGACGATCCTCATCTCCATCACTGGCTTGACATGGCCAGAGAGCGGATCAAATTCCAGGGGTTGCCGGCGCGTATCTGTTGGTTGGGCCTTCGGGACCGAGCCCGGGTGGGGAGAGCCTTTAACGCGATGGTGGCGAGTGGAGAGTTGAGCGCGCCGATCGTGATCGGTCGCGATCACCTCGACACGGGGTCGGTTGCGAGCCCGCACCGCGAGACGGAGTCGATGCTCGATGGTTCAGATGCCGTCTCGGACTGGCCACTGCTCAATGCGATGCTCAACGTCGCTGGTGGGGCGACCTGGGTGTCGCTGCATCACGGCGGGGGTGTTGGGATGGGCTACTCACAGCACGCCGGACAGGTTATCGTCTGTGATGGATCACCAGAGGCGGATCGACGACTCGCGAGGGTTCTCCATAACGACCCTGGCACCGGGGTGATGCGACACGCGGATGCCGGCTATCGCGAGGCAATCGAGGAGGCTCAGCTCCGGGGGCTCAAACTGCCGTCGATGGGGAGCTGA